In one Sulfurospirillum tamanense genomic region, the following are encoded:
- a CDS encoding manganese efflux pump MntP, translating into MLEVFILAVALSMDAFAVSIGLGAKKYPSIPFLGIKVAVLFGFFQGLMPLVGYFAGVGAGEFIASFDHWIAFVLLGGIGAKMMMESRQEDTTEEICTLSHKILFTLAIATSIDAMAAGFTLNLFDLSVGVSVLLIGVVTSVFSYAGVRVGQKSGVWLESRAEFFGGLVLVLIGLKILLEHLFFEA; encoded by the coding sequence ATGCTAGAGGTATTTATTTTGGCAGTTGCTTTAAGTATGGACGCTTTTGCCGTATCTATCGGCTTGGGTGCCAAAAAATATCCTAGCATTCCTTTTTTGGGGATAAAAGTGGCGGTGTTGTTTGGTTTTTTTCAAGGCCTCATGCCACTGGTTGGGTATTTTGCGGGCGTTGGTGCGGGTGAATTTATCGCTTCATTTGACCACTGGATTGCTTTTGTGCTTTTGGGGGGTATTGGGGCAAAAATGATGATGGAATCTCGCCAAGAAGACACTACTGAAGAAATCTGCACCCTTTCCCACAAGATTCTTTTTACCCTTGCGATTGCTACGAGTATTGATGCGATGGCAGCAGGCTTTACACTGAATTTGTTTGATTTGTCAGTGGGGGTGAGCGTTTTGCTTATCGGGGTTGTGACTTCTGTATTTTCTTATGCGGGTGTGCGTGTTGGGCAAAAAAGCGGGGTGTGGCTTGAGAGTAGGGCTGAGTTTTTTGGAGGCCTTGTGCTGGTGCTTATTGGACTTAAGATTCTTTTGGAGCACCTCTTTTTTGAAGCGTAG